The following are encoded in a window of uncultured Sphaerochaeta sp. genomic DNA:
- a CDS encoding FCD domain-containing protein: MDVLIDGLCRDEEDKLVFSLIRYIREKNLKAGDKLPSIRAFATELGVSQSQVRSGVLRAASMGLIKILPRSGCYVADMGLSKIVGPFALLFEAMYMNDQPPLFHIYALKTTLERGIAKRVADIRTVEDLAEMKFILEKMSTVTDQADMIRLDEEYHAKLANASRNPLYFSLITAIHSILRPSRFRYKDFVSEFPQSLKDHTDLFEAIKDQDGQRAGDIAERHSNRRMRRLTQDY, translated from the coding sequence ATGGATGTGTTGATCGATGGACTCTGTAGAGATGAAGAAGATAAGCTGGTTTTTTCTCTTATTCGCTATATTCGTGAGAAAAACTTGAAAGCTGGTGATAAGCTGCCATCCATACGTGCGTTTGCAACAGAACTGGGTGTCTCCCAGAGTCAGGTGAGGTCAGGAGTCCTGAGGGCTGCATCGATGGGGTTGATCAAGATTCTTCCCCGCTCAGGTTGCTATGTAGCCGATATGGGGCTTTCGAAAATAGTGGGTCCCTTTGCCTTGTTGTTTGAGGCAATGTACATGAATGACCAACCTCCTTTGTTCCATATCTATGCACTGAAAACCACGCTGGAGAGGGGTATCGCCAAGCGAGTGGCAGATATCAGGACCGTTGAGGATCTTGCGGAGATGAAATTCATCTTGGAGAAGATGAGTACGGTAACTGACCAAGCAGATATGATTCGCCTTGATGAGGAATATCATGCCAAGCTTGCCAATGCAAGTAGGAATCCTCTCTATTTCAGCCTCATAACAGCCATCCACTCCATTCTTCGACCGTCACGGTTCCGGTACAAGGATTTTGTTTCTGAGTTCCCACAGTCTCTGAAAGATCATACTGATCTGTTCGAAGCAATCAAGGATCAGGATGGACAGAGAGCAGGTGATATTGCCGAGCGGCATAGCAATAGAAGGATGAGACGGTTAACCCAAGATTACTAA
- a CDS encoding MFS transporter: protein MFASFLIAAPMAAPYVPQAVVSAIILVAAFGFALFRSMGVVATSPLEGEVTTPENRGAFLAGNHLRVTTTQIIAMLVIILITRYTAEIWVYQLLIAIACLIGLYASTVLARIPESQMPQVSARIPLGQSFRRLWGQKQARGLLFAWSGGLVSFMMVIPFMMIAVKNGYGTQDSTVLLFSLILLVGGVSSSVINGMIADQVGPRPILLLSTAGLLLPAGMWAFAPEIFSPLLVGVAFFIAGYCKFGIIVGLNHYFLSSIGDADRVGSALFIRVFSGVAAGLSGTLIGGGLLSWLEFSGFSGMDGYRLYFRIIIGVLVVMIFLVRSLEKLNEWPLTNVISLFMAPRDLYAIHVLNRLRNHDDSGEDARTVKRLGAIGSTIPETELREQLDSPLLTVRVNALQALGNISFGRKTEDAVLNQLSCGEHTTAWIAAEIVGKHQIKRGVELLRWGLGSSDHFFQGKCMVALVRLGDTASYAQIVSLFTASDNPRIIIHGAKALSLMDGTTYQTEILRKSIDPELPVSVVDEVLTAAAATVSQEQRWYHFLQKYNKNRYVGATEFISDLDGVGFRKEDISMFAKMTGQEQMLPHFTRTLENLAAVSDSPVALEIRRLLSDIGIDHIPVKTAFCIALILSAVSDRAHPLTGLPS, encoded by the coding sequence GTGTTTGCATCCTTTCTGATCGCTGCCCCGATGGCTGCTCCCTATGTGCCCCAAGCTGTAGTTTCTGCGATCATACTCGTTGCTGCTTTCGGTTTCGCGCTCTTCAGGAGTATGGGAGTTGTGGCGACTTCGCCGCTTGAGGGTGAGGTAACCACGCCGGAGAACCGGGGTGCTTTTCTGGCGGGCAACCACCTTCGGGTCACTACGACTCAGATTATTGCTATGCTGGTGATTATCCTCATAACCCGCTACACCGCAGAGATCTGGGTTTATCAACTGCTAATCGCCATCGCCTGTCTTATCGGCCTCTATGCCTCCACGGTGCTCGCTCGGATCCCTGAATCGCAGATGCCGCAGGTCTCAGCCCGTATTCCGTTGGGCCAATCCTTTAGGCGACTGTGGGGTCAGAAACAGGCCCGCGGGTTGCTGTTCGCTTGGAGCGGAGGTCTGGTGAGCTTCATGATGGTCATTCCCTTCATGATGATAGCGGTGAAGAACGGTTACGGGACCCAGGACTCTACGGTCCTGCTCTTTTCGCTCATTCTGCTCGTTGGGGGAGTTTCATCGTCGGTAATCAATGGAATGATAGCAGACCAGGTAGGACCTCGGCCGATTCTCCTGCTGAGCACAGCAGGCCTCCTGCTACCAGCAGGAATGTGGGCATTTGCTCCTGAGATTTTCAGTCCTCTGTTGGTGGGAGTGGCCTTCTTCATTGCCGGATACTGCAAATTCGGCATCATTGTCGGACTGAATCACTACTTTCTCTCTTCAATCGGTGATGCCGACCGGGTCGGCAGCGCGCTATTCATCCGCGTCTTCTCCGGTGTGGCTGCAGGTCTTTCGGGGACACTCATCGGTGGGGGGTTGCTCTCCTGGCTGGAATTTTCGGGGTTTAGCGGGATGGACGGCTACCGTCTCTATTTCAGGATTATCATCGGGGTGCTGGTGGTGATGATTTTTCTTGTCCGATCGCTTGAGAAGCTCAATGAGTGGCCCCTGACAAATGTGATTAGTCTCTTCATGGCACCTCGGGATCTCTACGCCATCCATGTGCTCAATCGGCTACGCAACCATGATGATAGCGGTGAGGATGCACGGACCGTGAAACGGCTCGGGGCCATCGGCTCGACCATTCCGGAGACCGAACTCAGAGAGCAGCTCGATTCTCCACTTCTCACTGTCCGTGTTAATGCTTTGCAGGCGCTCGGGAACATCTCCTTCGGAAGAAAGACCGAAGATGCTGTGCTCAACCAGCTTTCTTGCGGCGAGCACACCACCGCTTGGATAGCGGCAGAAATTGTCGGCAAGCACCAGATCAAACGGGGTGTGGAACTGCTGCGTTGGGGTCTGGGCTCTTCGGATCATTTTTTCCAGGGAAAGTGCATGGTTGCCCTCGTCCGGCTTGGGGACACCGCCTCCTATGCTCAGATTGTCTCGCTCTTTACAGCATCAGATAACCCGAGGATTATCATCCACGGAGCCAAGGCCCTCTCACTCATGGACGGAACGACATATCAGACGGAAATCCTGCGCAAATCGATTGATCCAGAACTCCCAGTCTCTGTCGTGGACGAGGTGCTCACCGCCGCGGCAGCGACCGTATCGCAGGAGCAGCGGTGGTACCACTTCCTCCAGAAGTACAACAAAAACCGGTATGTCGGGGCAACCGAGTTCATCTCCGACCTGGACGGTGTTGGTTTCAGAAAAGAGGACATCAGCATGTTTGCCAAGATGACGGGGCAGGAACAGATGCTTCCCCATTTCACCAGGACACTGGAGAATCTCGCAGCCGTGAGCGACAGTCCTGTTGCTCTGGAGATACGTAGGCTGTTGTCGGACATTGGGATCGACCATATTCCGGTCAAGACGGCCTTCTGCATCGCCCTGATTCTCTCGGCCGTTTCTGATCGTGCCCACCCCCTGACAGGGCTCCCATCTTGA